A region of the Heteronotia binoei isolate CCM8104 ecotype False Entrance Well chromosome 9, APGP_CSIRO_Hbin_v1, whole genome shotgun sequence genome:
ttgttggggggtgctccctaaatttatggggagggagcttctctataaattcataggtagcgATAACGGAGGCCTCTCCCTATGATggcactggctcctccctatgatgtcattggatcaaatgcctctggctgggccccagccccccacccccgggaaactgaaaagtctatgcccctgcTCATCATAATCTGCTTTAGCTTTCACCATCCTGgtaatttggtatcatctgcaaacttgggcaCTGTACTTCTCAGCTATATAAAGTATGGTCTCTGGACTGGATGATGTATACAGGTCATCCACACAGAAACATTCAGTGTGAAGCAATTGCTCCTGCCCCATCAATTGGCAAGAACGTCTGTCCTACCTTCAACAAACATCAACAGATATTCAGATAATGTAATGTACATAAAACCGGATGCTCACAACAGCAGATTTCAAGGTCAGTACCCTAGATAAAATCCATGAACTGACCACATTATTTGGATGAAAACATACTGCGATTTATGACTACTCTCTttattcaataaaataaatttgcacTTTATGCCTATGTGCTGATGTCCAGCAACACTGAAAGTGAGACAAGTATGCAGGGGAATGACTTTGACTACATTATCTAATACAGTTACTACATGTTTATACTTTCTGCCAAGGCAGATAAGAAAGTACATTAATGCAGCTGTAACTAGGTCATACCAAAGGTCTTTATCACTGCTGCTGCATAgtgagccttgatcagttccaacCCTATTGGTATTTATCTTAAATACTCAATGCTTTCTATACTCAACAGTGTCCAGTAACTTGCTCCAAGTTGGGCAAATACTCATCTCCAGTTTGTCCTTTTTATGGGGCATGAAAGTTATTTGAAATGTCACAGCTACTACACCTAATGCTGCTATGCCTAATATTTTTCAACACTTTATATGAAGTATCAAAGCATCTCTTTGTAAATGAAGTAATTCAAAGTACGATTTCAACAAGAATACAAAAGACAGCAGATCTCTACCTTCTCCTGGGTTAACTGCAGCTGGTAGACTTTCCCAGTTTAGGGCCCAGGTAGGGTGTGGATGAGGACAAAACACTGCTTCAATACCATTAGCCTGTATTTAAGGGGAAACTGCAGTAAGGTCAGGAAGCAATGTCAAAATGCCATGCTGTATGTCATGCTTTGTAACTTGCAACAGGGATATCCTAATGCAATGAGCAGTAAATTTGCTTAGTAGTTCACGTCCTATTCAAGTATTCTCCCTCTCTGAACATTTGTGGGATGCCTTACCAAAACATTTAGCTTATAAGCATAAAggtagtttcagagagtagcctcGTTGGTCTGCACTACAACCAGTttcaagttcagtagcacttagagattttgggggtataggCTTTTGACAGCTAAaactgacaaagggaactttggctcttgaaagcttatacccccacaATTTTGCTtgtctctaaggtgttactggactcaagtcAAGCAAAAAGATGGGTCactgagctggcaacccaagaccACACAGTTTTGGGGTGGGTTCACTCATACCTGATTGCTGATGTAACTGAGAGGCTGAGCCCAAAAGTCCCCCGTTAAAATTTCAGCTGAATTATGAACTCACTATGCATGAAGCATATTTTTCAGCCTCATCAACATTATACTGGCCCATTATACTGGCAGACTTGACACCACACTGCATGGTTTTTGTAAGTTTAGTAAAACAAGTCACATCAACAGAACCGTAAAGGGAAAGAACATGCTCACAACAATAAGGTTAGACAAAAGATTGTGGAATGCTAGAATACTCTATAACAGTTATGTTTCTGCTGATGCCAGTGATTACCCAACTTCAGCAATAGCAGAAAAAATAATCTCTgattttaattttgcttttctCATACCATGTGAGGTGTTAAAGCGTTCTTCCATGAACAAAATGTAACTTTGGCACATGGAAATGCAGCTTTGAATTTAACCCAATAACTAAGCCATCCACAGATTATTGTTAAGCTCTAATTAAGTGTCTACAAATCTTTATCACCCCAAACACAAGCAAACATTTTTATGGTTAGCAGATATCATCAGTTTAAGCAATTCTTCAGCTACCATTAATTTTGTCATGGTTGGCCTCGGACCACCTATGAACTGAGCAATTTCATTCTCCTCTTCCGGTTCATCAGAAGCTGTGCAGGTTCCTTGTGGGCATCTGGCTTGGAAAGAGGATGAGCCCTGATACTGCACAAACTGCATTTTGCATTTGGCAGCAGCCGTCTTAACTCCTGGTACTTCCTGAACTCTTTGGTACCAACTGGATATTAACGGCAACTCTGACATTCTGTCTTGATGATTTTTGCTGAAAACCTTAAAAATGGAGAATACAACATTCTGTTTAATAATTAAGGTATTTGGAGCCACATGACGCCCCAAAAGGGTGAAACAGAGAGCaaatttcctttccttctcaCATCTGCTACATCTAGTAGAATAATAgtaggtggagggggggaggacctTGCTTAATTTATGGCAGTAGTTTAGAGAAGGAATCCTGTGCATTTGTTACAAAGTACCCCATCATAGTTGAGAGCCAGAGTCCATTGTTTAAAGTAAGTTCCAGAACCCCAATAAGGGAGTTTCTGTGAGAAAGGTGTTATAAATGAAGTAGATAAAGACATACAAAAACGTAAgaggaaccctgctggatcagaccaatagttcatctagtccagcatcctgtcttacacaatgaccacccagttcctctgaatagccaacaacaggggatagaggccaaagccttcctttgatattgcctcctggctctgggattcagaagattagttcctctgaacatggaggttcccttggTCACCATGCCTTGTAGTCATGGATAAGCCTTATCCTCCACAAATttctctaatcctcttttaaagctgtttattcctgcagtcatcactatatcctccagctgtgaattccacattttaatcgctctccctgtaaagtagtattttttttttgtctttcccgAACCTACAGCCCATTAACTTCATAGGATTCCCTTGAATTCACATTCAAATTCTGTCCTCTCACAAAACAACCTCAGTTAATGCAGTAATTTAGCAGTTTAGAaaaggcaaaaaacaacaacaaccccaccCACTCATCTTCTCAGCAACTCTCTCCTGGGTTCTTTCTCCCAACCCAACTGGCTCATTTCTGACATATGATAGTGCTCTATGTGCATAATTTATTTAGTCACTGAATCTATCTTTCCTTAGTActgttttttatttttagaaagaGATTACCCTGACCTAAACTGGATACCCTGAAAATCGTGCATGGTGTAGCTATAACTAGCACATTACATGCATCAATTAGATCAAGCCTTCAATGTAGCTACTGTGGATTATGACTTTAAAAGTTACCAAGAGTTAATCTgtacaaaattgcactagaatgGGAATTAGTCAGAAGGAATTAAGATGGACTGTGGGCTAAAACAAACGGCCACAACACCTATGACCCCATGCTTCTATTGGAGAAAAAGCctttaaaaatgggaaaaatttaaACCCACATcatatttttttaacttttctgacttttctacaaacctggggagtctccaaagtttgcagaaaaatctgtttcaTTGTGGTCCCTATCCATGGGTTGAGATATGGGGCCAcatgagaaggagaaagagaaaaatcagaaaccacccccccccaaaaaaaaaattagaaaggaTTCCAATATTTTCCTGCAACATGGAGGTTAGAATTAGCTCTAGAAAGAAGCTATTATTCTTCTATTAAATGTatcaaacaaaaatatatatatttatgccaAACAAGATTATTCCTGAGGAAAACATATAGCCTACATTCATTTGTTTCTTAAACATGATTATTTAAGAGCAGCCAGCATTACTCTTGCACCAGCCCAACAACTAATTCCCACCCTTCCTACCACCTACTAGATAACAATGGTAGCAGGGGGAAAATAAATTTGTTAATTCTTACCCAAAACTGATGAATGCATGGAAAGAGAACTATATCAGCCAAAGTAAAATATAGCCCTTCAGCAAAAACATGCTCCAGAGGTGGCAGTTCAGAGGTTTTCATTTTTCTAATATGAGAAGGTTCTCTTTTGGTGGAAACTGGATTTTTCTGCACAGTTAAATTAGAGAAAGATCGTTCCAAATCTACAGGAGATGATTCCTGAATTTCTCTTGGTTTTCTTTCTTCAGAAGAATCATTACTTCCTTTCTTAACAAGCAAGTTTTGCTGCTGAACTTTCTGTCTTCGAATTTTGTCATCATTATGCACTCTTACAGGTTCTCCCAACTTCTTTTCAAGCTGCAGAATTTCCACGGGGATATTCTCATGCTGACCAGGAGACAGCTTCAGAAAATCCTCAACAGCCAGAGGAATGCTGATTTCACAAAGTCTGGTCCATTCACTAACCTATAAAAAAGACAATGAATTAGTGGAGGGATTCTTTTTATAGGGCACTCACTGCAAAAGACAAGAAGGGAATTTCATGGATATTCTAACCAAAAACTGTACTGTCACCCCTGTGGTAGACAAACTGTTTACTGcataaaacagaaataacaacAATTTTTGACATATGTATACCGGGACAGTTCTAAATTAAAATACTAGTTAAACATACAGAGATATTTTGGGATTGTGCTTCTAAAATATCAACTTCTTATGTACAGCAAACCATTTCGGATGGTTCAGCGGTCTCTGTTATTTTGTATAGAAGTGTGAATGGAGGGCAGTTCTTATTATTCACAAGATAGGGAAAAAATTCCCCAAGAATCCATCTTAAACTTTGTCCTAAATTAGCTCTTTGAAGACCAGCATCCAATTTCACTGGACACGCATTATCCTTCCATAGTCTCTTAAAAAGTAAGaggtttacagtgcaatcctaaacaattaTGCCTATCAAAGAACTTTTAAAAGTGGTAagtatgcttaggattgcactgttaataagCCAAAGTTCAATATGTGCACAATGATCCAATATGTTAAAGACCTTACAGATACTGACACCCCAACCCAGTCCCATTACTCAAATGCAAAATTCTACTGTCTCATTTGAATTAGTACAAATAAAACCTACATACTCACTTTATAATTCACAACTACTTCATTTGCTTCAGTGAAGTCCACTGAGTATCTACCATTATATTATGATGGAAGCTCTTGGCATCAGTTGCAAAAACAGATCCAAATTTTATTTTTGGTTCACATGTATTTTGAAATACCAAGATAGAAATAGGTTAACTGGTCACTTTGATATTAGATTACACTCTGAGAACAATATAATTTATTAGTAGTTTATTATAAAGCAATGTTAATACTTTTACAGTAGAAATACACTCACTTCAGCACAGGCTTTCAAACAGGTCTTTTTAAATCCCAAGAGTTCCAAAACTTCCTTCTTTGACGGATCAGCCTCATTTGTTTTGCGTATTATATGCCTTAACACCACAGCAAGTCCTGCTCGACAAAATGTTCCATTCTTTTCAAGGACAGCAGGTAGGCAACACTTTTGGACCACTGAAGGAAGCTGGCACCTTTTGATAAGGCAAaactccagggcctcaggcagtgCTTTGTCTGTAAACTGGGAGTCTGGAGGTATTTCCCCTGGAGATACTAAAAAGACTCTGAATGTCTTGCAGTCACAATAAGACAACAGAAATAAAGATACGGAAGTGTGAAGTGGCAAGATGCAGTCTTCTTTCTGATGGAAGTAGTCTAGATAAAGATGATCTTCAGTAATACTACCTTTCATTTTTCTTAAAAAGAGACATGATTAATAATAATATGGGATTTTATTCATGCTATCGCTCAAACTACAAAAAAATTGAAGGCAATTGTTTAAGCCTAAAAACTATGACATAACCTTCAGTCTCTTTTGAAATACACATTATCCAATTCAAGAATCCATTCAGTCTGAGTGTTCCAAAACTAAAGCACTTGCAGCTTATTTGGCATACCAATCACATTTGACAATCCCCATTCTACCATAATTTTTAGGTATGCTATactgtgacatcatcatatcaTGTGTTTTCTCATACTACTCCACATCACTGGGACTTGCTGGAGGGAGGGGATAGAAATAAGACAGTGACAGGGATAAGCAAGACTAATTATCAGGGTCACGACACACAAGAACTCAATAAAACAACATCATCATCCTAAGCAGAAAAACAGCTCTTATATTTAGTTACCCACTTACAATTACTATATACGAATTGCAACAGGGAGTCTTAGAATACATCCATTGCTATACTTTGAGCATTGTATAAAAGTTGGGATGGTTAATGCATAAATCACAGAAACAGAACTTATGACTTAAACAGTTTTCTAATTCTGGGAATATTTCAAGGTCACTTAAGAGAAGGAGAAACTTTTGAAGCAAAAAGTTTTATATGACTAACGAAGCACATTTTGAGAAGACCAAAGAACCCTGTGTATGCAGTCTACTAATATTCTTACCATTGTCTTCAGAAATCATTTCAACTATATTAACTTAATACTTAGTAGATGTTACAATTTGTTTGTCCCTTTTTCTATTATTCAGAAAATGGTTTAAAATGGAATTAAACAATGAATTGCAAATATGCAGCAATTCTATGCAATGTCTTGAGGACATTTTCTTAAGATTACAGATAAGAACACACCTGCAATAAATTTAACACTTGGACACTAGATGGCATACAATCAAAGCAAGTATTGAAGAATATAATACTATTTTGGATGCTTTCATTATACCGAGAAAAATGGTGATCCATATTTAACAAACATTTTTGTTTCCAGAATCAGAATCAGGCTCAGTTGCTCCAAATCTGGCCATTAATGTACATTTACAGTGAACAAAAGTACTGTACCACCATGAGTACTAACAAAATTTTATCCCAGCATTAATCTCTGAGAACTAGAGCCCATATCACCAGATACTAAGGCAACAGATTTATATGGCTACTCCTTTGAAATTGCTTTTATAACATTacagatattatttatttatcagttttatatcctgccctcccctgatgggctccggtggctaacaacagttaaaaacagttttaaaacaacatAGAATattaacaaataaaatatataataaaacatttctatgcatATTAACAACCATAAATctattcattaaaagtccaagatggcaagtttctaatttccattatgttagttcagtgagattgtcagtgctgtaaggcagggatggccaacggtagctcttcagatattttttgcttacaactcccatcagcccccgccattggccatgctggctggggctgatgggagttgtagggaaaaaaaacatctggagagctaccattgggcaCCCCTGCTGTAAGGTAATAGCCGTTGAAGGTGAGTttgaataattcggtcttacaggccctgcgaaactgtggtaggtcccacaggaccctgatattttgggggagggcattccacaaagtgggggctattactgaaaacgctctggctctggtggtgttTGGATGGTCTGAATTTACACATACAAATCTCATATGTATTAATTCACTGGCATCTTTATGAACATAGTCACTACAATCCAGAAATTAATGGTTGGTTGAACATAAACTGGAAATGAGAAGTTTTATattcccttttttaaaatcaTAGTATGTAAGATACACGGAAATTTTTGGTTCACCTACTGAATCCTCAACTGCCCTCTTTAGATAGAATTTTCTCATATAGAGTGATATTTTCAAAAGCCACAAAAGGTAAGATCCAAGGCTATACAAGAATGAGAATGAAATACTTACTAAATAAGGAGCTCAAGTGTTTAATTCTAAGTGAAAGTATTTCTTGCTTTGTCATTCGAACACTGTGTTTTAAGATACAAATGATAAGATTTCCATATCAGTATTACTATTGCAGGCAATTTCCTAAGAGAAAGCCAAGAAATGGTAAAATTAAATTAGGAAAAGTCAATTAGATAGAAAAACTTGTCCTTATTATTGGACAGAAAAGTTTGTCCTTCTTACACAAAGTCAATGTAACTTTTAAGAACTCATTCACATAAAGCAGCAGAGTGGTATACTATTCATTATTGTAATATGTAATTTATTTTGAAACGTATTCCTGAAAAACATTTAAAGATCTGAGACATTAATCTCAAATGTTATTACCACACTGTATGCAACCAGTCACTACCCTTGAAAAgcatctacaaaaaaaaaatcagctggcCTTGTCTCAGGGCACTATTGTTACACAACACAATGACCACAATTCTAAATGAACTGAACttggtggtggaaactgctgtTAAACGGCTGACTTACAGAAACCCCATctggttttccaggcaagagaagttcacagatggtttgtcattgcttgcctcagcattatgactctggtattcctcagtctcccatccaaaatactagccagagctgaccctacttagcttctgagatttgatgagatcaggctagcaacAGGTCAGGGAGGGTAAACTGAATTTACTGAGTTGATAAATGCAGGAAGCAATCCTAGTCAGCATTGTGTACTGTTTCAAGTGGGAAcaaggagacccagatttgaatcctcactctgcaatGGAACCTCATTCAACATCATCAACATTTACTAAAATTAAAAGGTAAGCCAACAGCACAttaattatttattactttagttttctatcccgcattctctgcaagcggactcattAACTGCATAGTTTACATACAAATGTAAAATTAATATACAAAAATTTAAATTCACATTATTGTAGGTATAATTAATTAGATATAAGAGTTATTAAAGGGTTTGGGATACCCTTTTTCTTATGgactatgccaataaaggtactgcCTGTCTCTTTTCTTATGGACAAAGCCTTGACACATAATTTGGCCACTTAAGAGGTGGTCTCATTAGATCAGTCAGCAAAGACAAGATATGCATAGAAATTATCAGAtcttcctggaaatttggatagGATATGGGTAAAATATGTGGAACAAATGTCCTTGCAAAAATAGACAGAATTAATAACATGTTCCACTGTTTGAGTGTACTCAGTTGACAGGAACACAGACATTGAGAATAGGAAGTATATAGATATCTCCCTTCCAGTAGCATGTAGAGTAGGCAATCAAAGTAGACCAAGGTGAAAGCTCTGCAGTATTTAGGGAATTCTAAAGCATAAAGGTAGTTTCCTGGCACAAAATTTTGGCTACGATTCTA
Encoded here:
- the GSTCD gene encoding glutathione S-transferase C-terminal domain-containing protein isoform X2, with product MKGSITEDHLYLDYFHQKEDCILPLHTSVSLFLLSYCDCKTFRVFLVSPGEIPPDSQFTDKALPEALEFCLIKRCQLPSVVQKCCLPAVLEKNGTFCRAGLAVVLRHIIRKTNEADPSKKEVLELLGFKKTCLKACAEVSEWTRLCEISIPLAVEDFLKLSPGQHENIPVEILQLEKKLGEPVRVHNDDKIRRQKVQQQNLLVKKGSNDSSEERKPREIQESSPVDLERSFSNLTVQKNPVSTKREPSHIRKMKTSELPPLEHVFAEGLYFTLADIVLFPCIHQFWVFSKNHQDRMSELPLISSWYQRVQEVPGVKTAAAKCKMQFVQYQGSSSFQARCPQGTCTASDEPEEENEIAQFIGGPRPTMTKLMANGIEAVFCPHPHPTWALNWESLPAAVNPGEGKMSTDRALRKQQQLNNLVALVRKLARPGDVIVDFCSGGGHVGIVLAHILPSCQIILVENKELSLIRAKERSDELGLNNIWFIQANMDYFKGTFNIGVALHACGVATDMVIERCTKIRAAFVICPCCYGFIQNTAKFTFPRRSTWFSADLLIRQLSSFPLNAGE
- the GSTCD gene encoding glutathione S-transferase C-terminal domain-containing protein isoform X1, whose product is MKGSITEDHLYLDYFHQKEDCILPLHTSVSLFLLSYCDCKTFRVFLVSPGEIPPDSQFTDKALPEALEFCLIKRCQLPSVVQKCCLPAVLEKNGTFCRAGLAVVLRHIIRKTNEADPSKKEVLELLGFKKTCLKACAEVSEWTRLCEISIPLAVEDFLKLSPGQHENIPVEILQLEKKLGEPVRVHNDDKIRRQKVQQQNLLVKKGSNDSSEERKPREIQESSPVDLERSFSNLTVQKNPVSTKREPSHIRKMKTSELPPLEHVFAEGLYFTLADIVLFPCIHQFWVFSKNHQDRMSELPLISSWYQRVQEVPGVKTAAAKCKMQFVQYQGSSSFQARCPQGTCTASDEPEEENEIAQFIGGPRPTMTKLMANGIEAVFCPHPHPTWALNWESLPAAVNPGEGKMSTDRALRKQQQLNNLVALVRKLARPGDVIVDFCSGGGHVGIVLAHILPSCQIILVENKELSLIRAKERSDELGLNNIWFIQANMDYFKGTFNIGVALHACGVATDMVIERCTKIRAAFVICPCCYGFIQNTAKFTFPRSHQFKEVLSYKEHMVLCRFADQTAVQLPPERRRIGKHCMGLVDLDRAWSVERSCSYSVQVTSMEPETCSPKNNLIVGVPV